The following coding sequences are from one Paenibacillus tundrae window:
- a CDS encoding SMI1/KNR4 family protein, which produces MNIKNIVERLKKHNILLDSGLSQYEIVEIENTFNIQFPPDLSELLRSVLPISKGFINWRDSTEGNVNSIFDRLNWPLEGMLFDIEHNSFWYDGWGVRPIDLNEAKELCEFKYLEVPTLIPIYSHRYVPANPLEYGNPIFSVHQTDIIYYGENIEEYFKLEFKDKAHNEMNYEKIKYIKFWTEIIVE; this is translated from the coding sequence TCGATTCCGGATTATCTCAATACGAAATTGTAGAGATCGAGAACACCTTCAATATACAATTTCCACCAGATCTGAGTGAACTGCTCCGAAGTGTTCTTCCTATAAGTAAAGGGTTCATTAATTGGAGAGATAGCACGGAGGGAAATGTTAACTCAATATTCGATAGATTAAATTGGCCATTGGAAGGCATGCTGTTTGATATAGAACATAATTCATTCTGGTATGATGGCTGGGGTGTTAGACCAATCGATTTAAATGAAGCAAAAGAATTATGTGAATTTAAATACCTTGAAGTTCCAACACTCATACCGATTTACTCACACAGATATGTTCCAGCTAATCCACTGGAATACGGAAATCCAATCTTCTCAGTGCACCAAACAGACATAATCTATTATGGTGAGAACATAGAAGAATATTTTAAATTAGAGTTTAAAGATAAAGCACATAACGAAATGAATTATGAAAAGATCAAATATATAAAGTTCTGGACTGAAATAATTGTGGAATGA
- a CDS encoding GNAT family N-acetyltransferase translates to MHIEFDGFLISDNKSLLDYETICGFLLRSYWASKRPKEKIIRSFQSSECVGVYHGNRQVCVARLVTDYETVYWLCDVFLDEDYRGRGIGKKLIESITTSDEYKNLFGILGTKDAHG, encoded by the coding sequence GTGCATATTGAATTTGATGGATTTCTTATTTCTGATAACAAATCCTTATTAGATTATGAAACTATATGCGGATTCTTACTAAGAAGTTATTGGGCTAGTAAGAGACCTAAAGAAAAGATTATAAGATCATTCCAATCATCAGAATGTGTTGGTGTCTATCATGGCAATAGACAAGTCTGCGTCGCGAGGTTAGTTACTGACTATGAGACTGTCTATTGGTTATGTGATGTATTTTTAGATGAAGATTATCGCGGTAGAGGTATAGGAAAGAAATTAATCGAAAGTATTACAACGTCTGATGAATATAAGAATTTATTTGGTATTCTCGGAACGAAGGATGCCCATGGATAA
- a CDS encoding YxiJ family protein, with translation MKKKLEEVLELYQQFQHSGQSLYQDFEDLQYNFAKEFREQVPQEIIYADFSTYTAYTYGLSSGGIIQKLEDPLERYKTREWLQKSFFEWFPKYRFIERYQLNEYKTLDKELELINELRKKLIELIDLKDKE, from the coding sequence TTGAAGAAAAAGCTTGAAGAAGTTTTGGAATTATACCAGCAGTTCCAGCACAGTGGACAATCGCTGTATCAAGATTTCGAAGATTTACAATACAATTTTGCAAAAGAGTTTAGAGAGCAAGTTCCACAAGAGATAATTTATGCAGATTTTAGTACCTATACGGCATATACTTATGGGTTATCTTCAGGAGGTATAATCCAAAAACTTGAAGATCCATTAGAGCGATACAAAACGAGAGAATGGCTACAGAAATCATTTTTTGAATGGTTTCCAAAATACAGATTTATTGAAAGGTATCAATTAAATGAATATAAAACTCTTGATAAAGAATTGGAATTGATTAATGAATTGAGAAAAAAGCTGATTGAATTAATTGATTTGAAAGACAAAGAGTGA
- a CDS encoding DinB family protein gives MNKKLLEQFGNFNDFVESIDDVTWQKPISPGKWTVKEVVAHLWNWDTYTLNTMLPHIKDQVKLPEFVDHDTHNLKAIEKAKEFTDRESMVKTFIETRTHLVNQFHKVDQSEIRFFIGNDKRPYTYERYLKIFVHHDEHHKKQIENLLG, from the coding sequence ATGAATAAGAAACTATTAGAACAGTTTGGAAATTTTAATGATTTTGTAGAATCGATTGATGATGTGACTTGGCAAAAGCCGATCTCTCCTGGGAAATGGACGGTGAAGGAAGTCGTGGCTCATCTATGGAATTGGGATACGTATACTTTGAATACAATGCTCCCTCACATAAAAGATCAAGTGAAACTGCCAGAGTTCGTCGATCATGATACTCATAATTTAAAAGCGATAGAGAAGGCTAAGGAATTCACAGATAGAGAAAGTATGGTTAAAACCTTTATCGAAACTCGAACTCATTTAGTCAATCAATTCCATAAGGTGGATCAGTCAGAAATTCGATTTTTTATAGGAAATGATAAACGACCTTATACTTATGAAAGATATCTAAAAATATTCGTACATCATGATGAACATCATAAGAAACAAATAGAAAACCTATTAGGGTAA
- a CDS encoding GNAT family N-acetyltransferase translates to MPFKDAFNTFPKLETERFILRELRSEDAKDYYSYFSDDEVTKYWGYKGPKNIETASKTFARFENAFNRKEMITWGIATKEDDKIIGTCIFNDFVRASMVDVSYNLSKVYWGKGIMTEVLSTIIPYAFNVLDMNRIQAKVMPENNSSVKLLSKVGFVQEGLLRDYIFGEIITDTLVFSILKKDLIEGLST, encoded by the coding sequence ATGCCATTCAAAGATGCATTTAATACTTTTCCTAAGCTTGAAACAGAGAGGTTTATATTGAGAGAATTACGTTCGGAGGATGCGAAGGATTATTATAGTTATTTCTCCGATGATGAAGTAACAAAATATTGGGGATATAAAGGACCCAAAAATATTGAGACAGCTTCAAAGACATTCGCAAGATTTGAAAACGCATTCAATAGAAAAGAAATGATCACTTGGGGAATCGCTACCAAAGAAGATGATAAAATTATTGGAACTTGCATATTTAACGATTTCGTTAGAGCATCCATGGTTGACGTATCCTATAACCTATCCAAAGTGTATTGGGGAAAGGGAATAATGACGGAAGTGCTCAGTACAATTATTCCGTATGCATTTAATGTACTTGATATGAACCGAATACAAGCTAAAGTAATGCCGGAAAATAATTCATCTGTAAAACTCTTATCCAAGGTAGGTTTTGTGCAGGAGGGACTACTTCGGGATTATATATTTGGTGAGATAATTACAGATACCTTGGTATTTTCCATTCTAAAGAAAGATTTAATTGAAGGCCTTTCAACTTAA
- a CDS encoding DUF952 domain-containing protein, whose amino-acid sequence MIIVHALLRTEWESALAKGVYKGDSLEKEGFIHCSPIEKIASVANYNFRGVKGLILLCIDESKVKSEVRWEDLYNEGREYPHIYGEMNIDSVIKTVDFEPNESGTFLLPRELEEMI is encoded by the coding sequence ATGATTATTGTGCATGCACTTTTGAGAACGGAATGGGAGTCAGCATTAGCAAAAGGAGTATATAAAGGAGATTCTCTAGAGAAGGAAGGATTTATTCATTGCTCACCTATTGAGAAAATTGCATCTGTCGCCAATTATAATTTCAGAGGAGTAAAGGGATTAATATTACTTTGCATTGATGAATCAAAAGTAAAGTCTGAAGTTAGATGGGAAGATTTGTACAATGAAGGAAGAGAGTATCCACATATATATGGTGAGATGAATATAGACTCAGTAATAAAGACTGTTGATTTCGAGCCTAATGAAAGCGGCACGTTTTTATTACCTAGAGAATTAGAAGAGATGATATAA
- a CDS encoding lysozyme inhibitor LprI family protein: MHLIIGYKIAERSIMKGRILLFIFIMIMLSSCQNISQSTTSNSETETIRNSEPSPEVEVVSAGNETESKEITENSVETSSNTVLPMNIGNLDLKGDFYDEMLRNPIDHDYEVESNEFQNSKEIVTTMEWGALQSKYTEIWDKELNQIYKKLLSTLDEEPREALIEAQKEWLQYHL, translated from the coding sequence ATGCATTTGATTATAGGTTATAAAATTGCCGAGAGATCAATTATGAAAGGTAGGATACTTTTATTCATTTTTATTATGATAATGCTTTCATCTTGTCAGAATATTAGTCAATCGACTACTTCGAACAGCGAAACTGAAACAATAAGAAATTCTGAACCGTCTCCTGAAGTTGAAGTAGTGAGTGCAGGTAATGAAACAGAATCGAAAGAAATAACTGAAAATTCAGTAGAAACTTCTAGTAATACAGTGTTACCCATGAACATCGGGAACCTTGATTTGAAAGGAGATTTTTATGATGAAATGCTTCGAAATCCTATAGATCATGATTATGAAGTGGAATCTAATGAATTTCAAAATTCTAAAGAGATTGTAACAACCATGGAATGGGGGGCGTTGCAAAGCAAATATACAGAGATATGGGATAAAGAGTTGAACCAAATATATAAAAAGCTTCTATCTACGTTGGATGAAGAACCAAGGGAAGCCCTAATTGAAGCGCAGAAGGAATGGTTACAGTATCACTTATAG
- a CDS encoding DUF6557 family protein has translation MIIFKKILDNVNFEAVWIKLIEYYPDMSQTKNKYLIVYESLLSHNPARNIEEMTIYIDAVDSDDSINDGNNEYRVHGKNNSLDWKGFWDLSASNWEDWLGFYVDQQVLDNFSSEQIMALCLYEMTWFGFSEAQIKHKADNFENK, from the coding sequence ATGATTATTTTTAAAAAAATTTTAGATAATGTTAACTTTGAAGCAGTTTGGATTAAGTTGATTGAATATTATCCAGATATGTCTCAAACAAAGAATAAATACTTAATTGTGTATGAATCATTGCTATCACATAACCCAGCAAGGAATATAGAAGAAATGACTATTTATATAGATGCGGTTGATTCTGATGATTCTATCAATGATGGCAACAATGAATATCGTGTGCATGGTAAAAATAATTCTCTCGATTGGAAGGGATTCTGGGATCTTTCTGCGAGTAATTGGGAGGATTGGCTAGGATTTTATGTGGATCAGCAAGTACTTGATAATTTTTCAAGCGAACAAATTATGGCACTCTGTTTATATGAAATGACTTGGTTTGGTTTTTCTGAAGCACAAATAAAGCATAAGGCTGATAATTTTGAAAATAAATGA
- a CDS encoding nucleoside deaminase, whose amino-acid sequence MWEKLSDCWKASFEEAWEAYAHGSIPIGAVIVDANNKIISRGRNRINETAAPNKQTCSNRLAHAEINALLQVDNLDSEDYKGYTLYTTTEPCVLCFGAIIMSGVRKVRFAATDPIAGGANLNDAENSFIKSRNLDIKCAETYLGELQRVLRTDQVIRALGEEQASRFLDKYKMKYPEAIDLGIKWNREGRLQEALRNNDPVGVIINNISEEINISKDK is encoded by the coding sequence GTGTGGGAGAAACTATCAGATTGCTGGAAAGCTAGTTTTGAAGAGGCATGGGAAGCTTATGCTCACGGTTCAATCCCTATCGGTGCAGTTATAGTTGATGCCAATAATAAAATAATTAGTCGAGGTAGAAATAGAATCAATGAAACAGCTGCTCCAAACAAGCAAACGTGCTCGAATAGATTAGCGCATGCAGAGATAAATGCTTTGTTACAAGTAGATAATTTAGATTCAGAAGATTACAAAGGCTATACACTTTATACAACGACAGAACCCTGTGTACTTTGTTTTGGTGCAATTATCATGTCAGGAGTTAGGAAAGTAAGATTCGCTGCAACTGATCCTATTGCAGGAGGAGCCAATCTAAATGATGCAGAAAATTCATTCATCAAGTCAAGAAACCTCGATATCAAATGTGCTGAGACATATTTAGGAGAACTACAACGCGTGTTAAGAACTGATCAGGTTATAAGGGCTTTAGGTGAAGAACAAGCAAGTAGATTTTTGGATAAGTACAAAATGAAATACCCTGAAGCTATTGATTTAGGAATAAAATGGAATAGAGAAGGCAGATTGCAAGAAGCACTGAGAAATAACGATCCCGTTGGAGTAATTATTAATAATATATCAGAAGAGATTAATATTTCTAAAGATAAATAA
- a CDS encoding GrpB family protein produces MEEVNISEYNPDWNIEFEDEKNKILHALSNLEVVIEHIGSTSVLGLGAKPTIDIMAGLPSLGLMDEFYIKSLGDIGYEYVHKPEFPERLFFRRGLWRAGTHHLHIYKFREQNWNENVLFREYLKRYPEILNEYYNLKKRLEEQFKYDRVAYTMGKADFIQEVINKASNDEELMRLLQERGSL; encoded by the coding sequence ATGGAAGAGGTCAATATATCTGAATACAATCCAGATTGGAATATTGAATTTGAGGATGAAAAAAATAAAATACTACATGCTTTAAGTAACCTGGAAGTAGTTATCGAACATATAGGTAGCACATCAGTATTGGGATTAGGGGCAAAACCGACGATTGATATTATGGCGGGATTACCTAGCTTAGGTTTAATGGACGAATTCTATATTAAAAGCTTAGGTGATATTGGCTATGAATATGTTCATAAACCTGAATTTCCTGAGCGATTATTTTTCAGAAGAGGATTATGGCGAGCAGGAACACATCATTTACATATATATAAATTCCGAGAGCAAAATTGGAACGAGAATGTGTTGTTTAGAGAGTATTTAAAGCGATACCCTGAAATCTTGAACGAATATTATAATCTCAAAAAGAGACTCGAAGAACAATTTAAATATGATAGAGTCGCTTATACGATGGGGAAGGCAGATTTTATCCAAGAAGTGATTAACAAAGCTAGTAATGATGAAGAACTAATGAGGCTTCTCCAAGAAAGAGGATCACTTTAA
- a CDS encoding GNAT family N-acetyltransferase, whose product MLEVLQVPYEDKSILSNMIQFYRYDSSEFDQNELTNHGIYLYKYLDHQWTDEYRKPFYIKVDGEFAGFVLVLKDIPKEYVKVSTAVQTNIISDFFIMRKFRNKGYGQQTANFIFNTFRGAWEVRQTPQNKPANLFWKKVINDFTDGDYEEFILDNEKWKGSVQVFENKD is encoded by the coding sequence ATGTTAGAAGTTTTGCAAGTTCCGTATGAAGACAAAAGTATCCTAAGCAATATGATTCAGTTCTATCGGTACGATTCGAGTGAATTTGATCAAAATGAACTGACTAATCATGGAATTTATCTTTACAAATACTTAGATCACCAGTGGACAGATGAATATCGAAAGCCATTTTATATAAAGGTTGATGGAGAGTTTGCAGGTTTCGTTCTTGTTTTAAAAGATATTCCCAAAGAATATGTAAAGGTAAGCACAGCAGTTCAGACAAACATAATTAGTGATTTTTTTATAATGCGTAAATTTAGAAATAAGGGATACGGACAACAAACAGCGAATTTCATTTTCAACACTTTTAGAGGTGCGTGGGAAGTAAGACAGACACCACAAAATAAACCAGCTAATTTATTTTGGAAGAAAGTAATTAATGATTTTACGGATGGAGATTATGAAGAATTTATTTTAGATAATGAGAAATGGAAAGGGTCTGTTCAAGTATTTGAAAATAAAGATTAA
- a CDS encoding NUDIX hydrolase, translating to MKRVDVVYSLITDQFKTKVLAVKNADRASWSPPGGAVDLNETLDQAAIREVKEETGLEVKVHGIVAINECKFEDINEHVIFYTFRAEIVGGEEQIIRPNEISEIAWLDIEQANELMPYYKGGFKKLIHGNESMYFNEGRKVLQGRLDLNMPRDWCFS from the coding sequence GTGAAAAGAGTTGACGTCGTTTACTCACTAATAACAGACCAGTTTAAAACTAAAGTTCTTGCAGTGAAAAATGCTGATCGAGCAAGTTGGTCTCCTCCTGGGGGAGCCGTTGATTTAAATGAAACATTAGATCAAGCTGCGATTCGCGAGGTAAAAGAAGAGACAGGACTTGAAGTTAAAGTCCATGGGATTGTTGCCATCAATGAGTGCAAATTTGAGGACATTAATGAACATGTCATTTTTTATACGTTTAGGGCAGAGATTGTAGGTGGCGAAGAACAGATCATTAGACCAAATGAAATTTCAGAAATTGCATGGTTGGATATTGAACAAGCAAATGAGTTAATGCCTTATTATAAAGGTGGATTTAAAAAGTTAATTCATGGAAATGAAAGTATGTATTTTAATGAAGGAAGAAAGGTACTGCAGGGTCGATTAGATTTGAATATGCCGAGAGATTGGTGTTTCTCATAG
- a CDS encoding AAA family ATPase yields the protein MKLVILFGPQAVGKMTVGQCLEAKTDLKLFHNHMSIDFVSAFFDYGTPAGKRLVNVIRHEIFEEVSKSEMEGLIFTFVWAFDLQSDWNYIEQISSLFESRGGTIYLVELEADLEERKKRNTTENRLAHKPTKRDVKWSEAELIKTYEKHRLNSMPGEITKPNYMRMNTIGLEADQAAELIKKEFNL from the coding sequence ATGAAGTTAGTTATACTCTTTGGTCCTCAAGCTGTAGGAAAGATGACGGTGGGTCAATGTTTAGAAGCTAAAACAGATTTGAAATTATTTCATAATCACATGTCTATTGATTTTGTGTCTGCTTTTTTCGATTATGGGACACCTGCTGGAAAGCGCTTGGTAAATGTGATTCGGCATGAGATATTTGAAGAAGTATCGAAGAGTGAAATGGAAGGACTTATATTTACGTTTGTATGGGCATTTGACCTTCAGAGTGATTGGAACTATATTGAGCAAATTTCAAGCCTATTCGAATCAAGAGGCGGGACGATATATTTAGTTGAACTAGAAGCCGATTTGGAAGAACGCAAAAAACGTAATACGACTGAAAATAGATTGGCACATAAACCTACCAAACGAGATGTGAAATGGTCGGAGGCCGAACTGATTAAAACTTATGAAAAGCATAGGCTGAATTCAATGCCAGGGGAGATTACCAAACCCAATTATATGAGAATGAATACCATTGGACTAGAAGCAGATCAGGCAGCCGAGCTGATTAAAAAAGAATTTAATTTGTAA
- a CDS encoding HAD family hydrolase, whose translation MELDLKGYVWKDKVYQTLINEFNLDLNWDELLEDYIQSFQYHCIGFPGLIEVLDYLKGKQMKLGIITNGFGRFQMNNIKGLDIDHYFDGIFISEIEGLRKPDIKIFNRALDRLGLEPQESIFIGDHPVNDVDASIHAGMRGIWKEDDYFGKPSTDYMSIKDLVEIKSIIERISK comes from the coding sequence ATTGAATTAGATCTGAAGGGTTATGTCTGGAAAGACAAAGTTTATCAAACGCTAATCAATGAATTTAATTTGGATCTGAACTGGGACGAATTATTGGAGGATTATATTCAATCATTTCAATATCATTGTATTGGTTTTCCAGGATTAATAGAGGTTCTTGATTATTTGAAAGGCAAACAAATGAAATTAGGTATTATAACGAACGGGTTTGGTAGATTTCAGATGAATAATATTAAAGGACTAGATATTGATCATTATTTTGACGGAATATTCATTTCTGAAATTGAGGGTTTGCGTAAGCCAGACATTAAGATTTTTAATAGAGCTTTAGATCGATTAGGATTAGAACCTCAAGAATCGATATTTATAGGAGACCATCCAGTCAATGATGTCGATGCAAGTATTCATGCGGGTATGAGAGGAATTTGGAAAGAAGATGATTACTTTGGTAAACCTTCAACAGATTATATGTCCATTAAGGACTTAGTAGAAATAAAGAGCATCATAGAACGTATTTCAAAGTGA
- a CDS encoding phosphotransferase-like protein has product MEKGKIIFLNGVTSSGKTSIVEAMQSYTEPFFYVVANDLFENTIGDKHLQTDYWKYLSEAIIMMYHTAKLFSDHGKHVLIDGILVERPELQPHYEQVQEIFAGYPLDIVEVHCPLDLCRKRNVERGDRGEEQSDEQHKLMAKNIHYSYSIDTSLNTPEECADKIIKHYFHS; this is encoded by the coding sequence ATGGAAAAAGGAAAAATTATATTTTTGAATGGTGTAACCAGCTCAGGCAAAACATCCATCGTAGAAGCAATGCAATCATACACTGAGCCGTTTTTTTATGTTGTAGCTAATGATCTTTTTGAAAATACGATTGGGGATAAGCATCTCCAAACAGACTACTGGAAGTACTTAAGTGAAGCGATTATTATGATGTATCACACAGCAAAACTATTTTCAGATCATGGAAAGCACGTATTAATTGACGGAATACTGGTTGAAAGACCAGAGTTACAACCGCATTATGAACAAGTCCAAGAGATTTTTGCAGGGTATCCTCTGGATATCGTTGAGGTGCATTGTCCATTAGATCTATGTCGTAAGCGAAATGTCGAGCGTGGTGATCGTGGTGAAGAGCAATCAGATGAGCAACACAAATTAATGGCTAAAAACATTCATTATAGCTATTCCATAGATACAAGCTTGAACACGCCAGAAGAGTGTGCTGACAAGATTATCAAGCATTATTTCCACAGTTAA
- a CDS encoding class I SAM-dependent methyltransferase, protein MIDISHIALTDPIRIIIGASSQSYEGWIQTQENELNLLRLEDWVQSFKDRRIEAILSEHVWEHMTYEEGVQAAKICYKYLHTKGYIRCAVPDGYFANEDYQNLVKIGGPGPLDHPAASHKIVHNYRTITQMFEEAGFDVELLEYWNEDGRFYFQDWNPEKGFIYRSKRYDHRNQDGNLGFTSLIVDAIKK, encoded by the coding sequence ATGATAGATATCTCTCATATTGCATTAACAGATCCAATTAGAATAATTATTGGTGCTTCTTCACAAAGTTATGAAGGGTGGATACAAACTCAAGAGAATGAATTGAATTTGCTGCGATTGGAAGATTGGGTGCAAAGTTTCAAAGATCGAAGAATCGAAGCCATCTTATCAGAGCACGTCTGGGAGCACATGACTTACGAAGAGGGAGTTCAAGCCGCTAAGATCTGCTATAAGTATCTACATACGAAAGGGTATATTCGCTGCGCGGTTCCGGATGGTTATTTTGCAAATGAAGATTATCAGAATCTAGTTAAGATTGGCGGCCCAGGACCTCTCGATCATCCAGCGGCAAGTCATAAGATCGTACATAATTATAGGACAATCACCCAGATGTTTGAGGAAGCCGGCTTTGATGTTGAGTTATTGGAATACTGGAACGAAGATGGACGTTTTTATTTTCAAGATTGGAATCCTGAGAAGGGATTTATCTATAGGTCTAAGCGATACGATCATCGAAATCAGGATGGCAATTTAGGTTTTACCTCTCTAATTGTAGATGCAATTAAGAAATAG
- a CDS encoding DUF1569 domain-containing protein, with translation MNSLFEQVHANEIVERLNQLHPDAQARWGKMNVSQMLAHCSGFQEIAMGNSTSARSWLGLVIGKLVKPVFYNDKPLPQNMSTIPEIMIVDEREFELEKKMLIQKITTFQHDGPEKCTRKPHPFFGKLSPEEWGKGLYKHLDHHLKQFGV, from the coding sequence ATGAACAGCCTATTTGAACAAGTTCATGCTAATGAGATTGTGGAGCGTCTCAACCAATTACATCCGGATGCGCAGGCCCGATGGGGTAAGATGAATGTTTCACAAATGCTGGCTCACTGCTCAGGTTTTCAGGAGATCGCAATGGGGAACTCTACATCTGCAAGAAGCTGGCTAGGACTAGTCATCGGTAAACTAGTGAAACCCGTATTTTACAACGATAAGCCACTGCCGCAAAATATGTCCACGATCCCTGAGATTATGATTGTAGATGAGAGGGAGTTTGAATTAGAAAAGAAAATGTTAATCCAGAAGATAACTACGTTCCAACATGATGGGCCTGAGAAATGTACAAGAAAACCGCATCCTTTCTTTGGCAAGCTATCTCCTGAAGAATGGGGTAAGGGGCTCTATAAACATCTAGACCATCATTTAAAGCAATTTGGCGTGTAG
- a CDS encoding phosphotransferase yields the protein MANEILLRKFPNVKLTELTGGYTNKTLLLDGSDPLMVAKIFHKNNKDARNEISILHLLNGSDVSPGIHDYFEDDTSLYIIMDYIQGGNGQRFLDSNDMDTAREIYRLLGIQLSSEIH from the coding sequence ATGGCGAATGAGATCCTGTTACGTAAATTTCCAAATGTTAAACTAACTGAACTTACAGGCGGGTACACCAATAAGACATTATTACTAGATGGTTCTGATCCACTTATGGTTGCGAAAATTTTTCATAAAAATAATAAGGATGCTAGGAATGAAATAAGTATTCTACATCTCTTGAACGGTTCAGATGTATCTCCCGGCATCCATGATTATTTTGAGGACGACACCTCGCTGTACATTATCATGGACTACATACAGGGGGGCAATGGGCAGCGATTTCTAGATTCAAATGACATGGATACTGCTAGAGAAATTTACAGGTTGCTGGGCATTCAGTTATCATCCGAAATTCATTAG
- a CDS encoding histidine phosphatase family protein — protein MTVFGLIRHGVTDWNYEFRAQGHMDIPLNDEGRRQAELLARRMENEKWDVIYSSDLSRALETAEMVGKLKNIEVRIDLRLREMNGGLIEGTTEQERVNRWGYSWSKLDLGIEPQADVIARGVDCLADLAERHRNQKILIVSHGAILGLTLKKLIRHVDTAENLHNTSVSIINKEQVRWNCERYNCISHLDGA, from the coding sequence ATGACGGTATTTGGACTTATACGACATGGTGTAACGGATTGGAACTATGAATTTAGAGCGCAGGGACATATGGATATACCTTTAAACGACGAGGGAAGAAGACAAGCGGAATTACTTGCTAGACGAATGGAGAACGAAAAATGGGATGTTATATATTCAAGTGATTTATCTAGAGCACTCGAAACGGCAGAAATGGTAGGCAAACTGAAGAACATTGAAGTGAGAATCGACTTACGTTTGAGAGAAATGAATGGCGGACTTATTGAAGGCACAACCGAACAAGAGCGAGTTAATCGGTGGGGATATAGCTGGTCGAAGCTAGACTTAGGTATAGAGCCACAGGCTGATGTTATTGCAAGAGGAGTAGACTGCCTCGCGGATCTAGCTGAGAGACATCGTAATCAAAAAATACTGATCGTAAGTCATGGTGCAATACTTGGGTTGACCTTGAAAAAACTCATTCGGCATGTGGATACGGCAGAAAATCTTCATAACACATCGGTAAGCATAATAAATAAAGAGCAAGTGAGATGGAATTGTGAACGTTATAACTGTATATCTCATTTAGACGGTGCTTAA
- a CDS encoding DUF4279 domain-containing protein, which translates to MNKTQVKAYYSLFGDYFDPDEVTSKLEITPTSVTRKGDIINVKHSHQETSWTVGTEYEESLDVNDQLIKVMNVLKEKTDEINTIQAQNQLKSKFYIVIVMEEGYTPALYFDSNFIKFADSIHAEIDVDLYANPYSADTV; encoded by the coding sequence ATGAATAAAACTCAGGTAAAGGCTTATTACAGCCTATTTGGTGATTATTTTGATCCGGATGAAGTGACCTCGAAACTTGAAATTACCCCAACCAGCGTTACCAGAAAAGGGGATATCATTAATGTGAAACATAGTCATCAAGAAACATCCTGGACAGTAGGTACTGAATATGAAGAGTCTCTCGATGTAAATGACCAGTTGATCAAAGTTATGAATGTATTAAAAGAGAAAACAGACGAAATCAATACAATCCAGGCACAAAATCAATTGAAGTCTAAATTTTATATTGTTATCGTGATGGAAGAGGGTTACACACCTGCTCTATACTTTGACTCTAATTTTATTAAGTTCGCTGATTCAATTCATGCTGAAATTGATGTCGATCTGTATGCAAATCCATACTCAGCGGATACAGTCTGA